Within Colias croceus chromosome 27, ilColCroc2.1, the genomic segment ttatttattgacatCAAGGTACCGCATTAACTTTCATGGTCTGAACACAgcttttatattaatgttttaataaatacggATGTATGttagtttttctttatttctcgTCGTAACGGAGCAATTTTATGATATGCTTTTTGTGTCTGCAGATGGTCAGGAGGCTAAAGCGTGAAGCGTTACTTTTTAGACAAAACTCATTCCATATTGATGATGTATAGAGATAGTTATTAGCATTCTATTGTGATTATATAGTGTTCGCTCAATATTATTGATTACAGGGAGACCAGCCAGCAGGATTCGTTGACTACACCGGGAGGTATGCTGAACTGGCTTCACCTGTACCTTCAAACGTGAATGTAGACGATCTGGTAGCGAGTCTCCGGGCCGCCAGCAACCATGCCTGATAACTGACCGACTTTATCCCactaaatatttgatttgGATCAAAAACTATGTATGCTTTGTAGGTTAAATtgtctatttattaaagtgtGAAGCGTGCTTTTGTCATAtgtgttgtgttttatttgattCCTTGGAATAACATCGACAAATGAGAATATAATTcggttgtattttttttccaatttcaATCGTTTAGTGTTTTATCcagatttgaaaatatatccgtgaaattataaacataaatgcTCATAAGGACTAAAGTATTTCTTAACATCATATCTATTGTACTTAACTTGTTATTTTGATgttgttttgaatattatattattgtccTTTGAGGCtaccttattataaaataaaatgtgtgcgtgtacttacgtaagaagtgaaacttctttatgaccttatttttcaaaaaataatttactatatccaactttacagaaatacgtcgaatcacgcgtggtagggataagaaaaagatggcgcgtaacggaaaaatgtcacgcgtaacgaaaaaacgttacactaaatttttttccaaccccgataaagaagtatTACCATGAAAGATGTATACAATAccatgttaaattattaaattgtgtgaaaattcatacaaaatcACATATTAGCTTTTAATTAAGTATCTTTTAGCTGAGCAAAACCGTTGACTAAAGCTAGTTCAAGTGATATATTTGCGTCGGGAAGGGAAAAGTCTTTCGTAAATAAGGTTGATGTCAGACGGGTGCGGCCGTGGTGCGTCCCTCCTCGCACTTCTGCCGATCGGTATATAGTCGTATGGCacctgaaatatattatttatatagtaataattattatagttgaCACCgaacaataaatatgtaaataaattaaattaaaaattctgtTTGTATGTCGCCTAacagtttaaattaattttgtataggATTATTTCATGATTGAAAGCTCAAACTACTTTTTTTAGGTTAGAATAAAGTTTAAGAGAAAAATGTTGCTCTATTGGCATAATGccaatactaataatatataataatattaatatttaattcacaTTACCTATAATTTAAACGCTACCAATAaacttacaattaaaataataaaacacaagaATAGAGTCCCGAGAACATACATAAGATATTTCAGTTGAAATTTCCAATGACTGATTTTCACGAAACTTAATGATATGACTTTAACATTATAAGCAGTTTACTCTACTTCTATTTAGAAAggcaataattaaaagaagagAAAAGTgtcttattcttatttataacaaaaaggTTCTCCATAAAATATCCTATTACTTAGATAAATCGATATCAACATCATAATGTATCTACGCGGAAACGCATCAAAAGGACACAATAGACATAAAGAGAATCGATCGGCGCTACAGGTGTGAAATTCTGCtctttataggtacctaccgtTCAGAACCTCcattttgtgtttattatacAGGAAGTTATATTGATTTGATGTACGTTTTTTGCCCTTTCACTGAAATATATCTGATAGGGAAGATAGAGCATcctatacttatttattacgcGAGTGAAGGCATATTTTTTTGCTTCTTTTTATACTGAATATTATGCCTAGGAGAGATCGCTGTTACTTACCAATTACCATACCTATTCTTTATGGTGAAGAATATACCTAGTATTTGGAATTAAGAATATACCTAGGAAATGTTATGATTTCGTTTTTTTAACACTGTAGTaaagtttgttattttttttttttcataaaaaaactaGTTTCCTGCAAGCTGATCTACGTAGATAAtgaataaactaaataaaaatgactcTTCAAATgccaaaacataatatttacctgCGCCACCACGCTCATAAAACCCACGATTAAAATAATCgcacaaataattttcatagcCGTCCACTTTTATGATCCGATGTTGAATAACTCCGCAAACTTCCTCCTAATTGAATTTCGCAATTTTAAagcaattatatttaaaccaaTTAACTTAGAGCAATTGAGTCGGATGGTAACTTTTGAAGCTGTaatgttatcaaaatattattgtagtcACAATTAGCGGTTATTatacgtaatttaataaagattaaaattatacattttgtgtTCAATATTATTCCATAATAAGGAAGGATTAAGTTATAGGAAGAGAATTGGATTGTCTATTATTCTGATGTCCGCTTGAAGACTATTCGTGTTCCACTGTTTGTATCACGATGAATCCATTCGAGAGAActgcaaaaaataacaaaataggTACTCGAAGTATTTAGAAGGATTTTAAGTAGAAGAAGAAAACTTAGCAATAAACTAATAAGTATAAgacttatatttataatatatattataaaactgaagactataatttgtttgtttgaataggtacgctaatttcaggaactaggacgatttcaaattatttcacAGTTGGATATTACTTATGTACGTGATGCCTGAGTGATATAGACTATTTACATAAGTACCGCGGGCGAAGGTGGTGTGGATccttattataacatttaacagGGACATAGGCACTTAAACATTCACAACccaaaataataagtttaatcCTGAATCGAGTTACCAAAATGTGTTCTGAATCCAACATTTCACTAGAGGAATATAAccttacataattaattaatctatactaatattataaagcgtaagagattgtttgtttgttttaacgctctaatctcgggaactactggtccgatttgaaaaattatttcggtgttagatagcccatttatcgaggaaggctataggctatattataatatcatctcgctaagaccaacaggagcggagcactgcgggtaaaaccgcggagcacagctagtaggtAATACTAATATTGCAGAAGTCCCAAATTAACTGaggaattattttaatgtagataCTTACATGATAATTACAGAAATACTTTGTAACATTTTAACGACTCTTGGCTATTGCACCTAATGATAAAGTGTGAACTAGCTATTTTCAttacatagatattattttttaataatttcaatacgAGCGTGCTTTGCGTTtatgaacatatttttaaacttatgcataggtaatattatttttaatgctaGCTCATTGACGTACATactaatacataggtatattatgtgcatattttgtgcaacttatttacttaaaaaagtaGTAAGTTTACTACACGTTCATCGTTTCGTACCTACTtacattattttgaatttataagaTAACAGCATTATTTTTTCTGAGATCGACAGATAGGTatacctattaaatattaatgtctTTTAAATTACTACTTATAGATACTATTTCTAACTATTTTTACTACCTACTATCCACTATTAGTAagtagtattattattaattatacattgaCAAAATGTGATGACAATACAAAATTACCTTTAACATTGCAAGATTACATCAATAcacattaaattgttttatttaaatttcatcacaTAGCAATAGTCATCAAAACAGTATGGCATTGTAAAAATCTCGTTAAACGTACATTCAAACTTTATATCTCGATCGAACTCCGGTTGTAAACTAAAAAATGTGACTACAACAGTCTCTGAAATGGGTTTTGTATTGACATTGGTAGTACTGTCACTTTATCCTTTTCTTTTTATGGCTGCTGTAAGTGTATTGCTTATTTTAATAGGAAATAATTCATTAGTAACATGACGGAAAGGGTAAATAAAGCTGGAGTTAGCAAAtacaaaatctattttatatggTAAAAAATGTTGCAGCATTCCCTTTAGAATGTATACCTAATAGAGAAGATATATATATGCACTACGTATTTTTAGACGGATCGTTTTATCTAATTAACGaaagtaattttatgaataacaCAAAAGTACATCGCAAGACTCTACATATCTAATTTCCAAATTCTAATACATCTTTACTCCTACTACTTAGGTAATATGGTTTCATTCAATAAGATTAGGTTGGTACTAGGTAGGTCATAGAGATCTAGAGAGATGCCAATCACTTGCGCTGAGTACGAAACCGTgtctcataaaaaaattacgcaCACAACTGCagtaaacaaaatcaaaacaatactTCGCGTTGTGTGCGTGTCATCACACAAAAATATGAGAGCGACTATTCGTTCGCACACTAGATTGTAAGTGACGTACGTATACAGCACCGTTGCAGTTTGTTCTCTTTTTGTACATATTGCTGCGACACCGGCCCCGCCCCCTAACCATATAtccctttagtttctgtgatctgtgagGTAGGTAGTATGATAAAATCACGTAGGTAAACATCTATAGATAGGTACTCTTTGATGTAATTATCaggacaaaaaaaaaaacagcaatTTACTAAAGCTTTTCGGACTTCACAGGACAATTTATTGCTTGATTATAATATGCTAATTCTTTTCCGGGACGAcgaataaatttatgtttgttttttcgATTACATCAGcctcattaatcttaatttaattttaaattgcagCCACAACAACCAGAAATAAACGATCAATATGAAGTATCGCAAAAATCAGACACAATAAACCTACCAAAATTCTCTTACCTCTCTGAGGAAATAGAGATTTCCAAAGATAAAAGGCTTGAGCAAAATCTACAGCCCGTTAAACCTACATTGAAGATAACTTATCAGATTTTTCATATTCTGACTGCACCAATCGGAAAACTTCTAACGGAACCAAAAGTTCTGATGGTTCTGAAGAATATTGGTACATGTATAGTTAATGGAGTGATGGAGATTATTTCGTATTATTTCCCTGCTCCATTAATGCCTTTAATAGCGACTGCAGCAGGCATGTTGATACCTTTTGAACCCGTAGTGACGTTACGCCGAAGAATGCCTGTCACCAGCTACAGAAGAGCTATAAAAACAGCTGTAAACAGCTTTTTGGACACCTTCGGTTCATATAAAGTGCATGATTTTGATGACGATCCTTATATGACTAGACGGTTCAATAGAAGATTTTTAAACGGAGTATCGGAAGAGAAGCGTAAACAGTAAAACTGTATAAACATTACTTTGCATTCATTCTGGATTTGAATTATCGTGTTCGGAATTTTCGTTCGTATGAAAAGTAATTAATTGGTAAACAGGCATATGGAAAatcaattataaaacttgttttaattaaattgggTGTTACATTTAgcataaattgaattttttattcatgtttGTCTATGAAATTTGTAACTACTTGTACATTACTTAAATCGTCTTTAatagtaagtatttataacAGAAGGCAGTTAAACCCTACTATTTCTTTACAGTAGTGTTAAattactattaaaaattaaaaacattggTGATAATATGTACAATTACTTTAGACACAATCAATTTCGTGCGTTATTCGACATCTAAATCAACATTGGCCATCATAGTCATCGTTCCGAAGAATGGACAGAAAAACGTAGTTTTCACAAAAGTTCCTCTTCCTTCTCTTAAAGGTTTTGGCGTTATATTGGCTATAAATACTCTTTCAAATGCTTTTTTCTTA encodes:
- the LOC123703772 gene encoding uncharacterized protein LOC123703772 isoform X2, whose translation is MGFVLTLPQQPEINDQYEVSQKSDTINLPKFSYLSEEIEISKDKRLEQNLQPVKPTLKITYQIFHILTAPIGKLLTEPKVLMVLKNIGTCIVNGVMEIISYYFPAPLMPLIATAAGMLIPFEPVVTLRRRMPVTSYRRAIKTAVNSFLDTFGSYKVHDFDDDPYMTRRFNRRFLNGVSEEKRKQ
- the LOC123703772 gene encoding uncharacterized protein LOC123703772 isoform X1 codes for the protein MGFVLTLVVLSLYPFLFMAAPQQPEINDQYEVSQKSDTINLPKFSYLSEEIEISKDKRLEQNLQPVKPTLKITYQIFHILTAPIGKLLTEPKVLMVLKNIGTCIVNGVMEIISYYFPAPLMPLIATAAGMLIPFEPVVTLRRRMPVTSYRRAIKTAVNSFLDTFGSYKVHDFDDDPYMTRRFNRRFLNGVSEEKRKQ